In Streptomyces asoensis, a single genomic region encodes these proteins:
- a CDS encoding TetR/AcrR family transcriptional regulator: MAVDRDHVLRGAAALLTRKSTATMDEVAKAAGISRATLHRHFAGRDALVRALESLGIEECETALDAARLDEGPAPDAVRRLVREIEPAAGLLAFLYTENQLFEGEEQNPGWTRIDERIAALFRRGQLDGEFRIDLTPAWLTEALFGLLASGAWMVQCGRGAPKDFPHMIVELLLGGALRQPPSGPPA, translated from the coding sequence ATGGCTGTCGATCGTGATCACGTGCTGCGCGGTGCCGCGGCCCTGTTGACCCGCAAATCCACCGCGACGATGGACGAGGTCGCCAAGGCGGCCGGGATCAGCCGGGCCACCCTGCACCGTCACTTCGCCGGCCGCGACGCGCTCGTCCGCGCCCTGGAGAGCCTCGGCATCGAGGAGTGCGAGACCGCCCTGGACGCGGCGCGGCTGGACGAGGGTCCGGCGCCCGACGCCGTGCGCCGGCTCGTCCGGGAGATCGAACCGGCCGCGGGTCTGCTCGCCTTCCTCTACACCGAGAACCAGCTGTTCGAGGGCGAGGAGCAGAATCCGGGCTGGACCCGGATCGACGAGCGGATCGCCGCCCTGTTCCGGCGCGGGCAGCTCGACGGTGAGTTCCGCATCGACCTCACGCCCGCCTGGCTCACCGAGGCCCTCTTCGGCCTGCTCGCCTCCGGCGCCTGGATGGTGCAGTGCGGCAGGGGCGCCCCCAAGGACTTCCCGCACATGATCGTCGAGCTGCTGCTCGGCGGCGCCCTGCGGCAGCCGCCCTCCGGGCCCCCCGCGTAG
- a CDS encoding aldo/keto reductase produces the protein MPFARLASATTPTCHLGLGLAAVGRPGYINLGRDQDLGADRSVEALRARTHELLDAAYAQGVRYFDAARSYGRSEEFLAGWLKARPDADDVVVGSKWGYTYTADWTTDAERHEVKDHGLATYERQRAETADLLGTRLDLYQIHSVTPDSPALTDKELHARLAESAAQGLTVGFSTSGPAQADAIRAALAVTVDGEPLFRTVQSTYNALEPSAGPALAEAHDAGLTVIVKEGMANGRLAQPHAPDALKAVAAETSLGCDAVALALVLRQPWAGVVLSGAATAGQLASNLHAAVVDLDDDQVERLSALAEEPRAYWEKRATLPWH, from the coding sequence ATGCCCTTCGCCCGCCTCGCCTCAGCGACGACCCCCACCTGCCACCTCGGCCTGGGTCTCGCCGCCGTCGGCCGCCCCGGCTACATCAACCTCGGCCGGGACCAGGACCTCGGGGCGGACCGCAGCGTCGAGGCGCTGCGCGCCCGCACCCATGAACTCCTGGACGCCGCCTACGCCCAGGGCGTCCGCTACTTCGACGCGGCCCGCTCCTACGGCCGCTCCGAGGAGTTCCTCGCCGGCTGGCTGAAGGCCAGGCCCGACGCCGACGACGTCGTCGTGGGCAGCAAGTGGGGCTACACCTACACCGCCGACTGGACCACGGACGCCGAACGGCACGAGGTCAAGGACCACGGACTCGCGACCTACGAGCGCCAGCGTGCCGAGACGGCGGACCTGCTCGGCACCCGGCTGGACCTCTACCAGATCCACTCGGTGACGCCGGACAGCCCCGCCCTCACGGACAAGGAACTCCACGCCAGGCTGGCCGAATCCGCGGCGCAGGGCCTCACCGTCGGATTCTCGACCAGCGGACCCGCGCAGGCCGACGCGATCCGGGCCGCCCTCGCCGTGACCGTCGACGGCGAACCCCTCTTCCGTACCGTCCAGTCGACGTACAACGCGCTGGAGCCGTCGGCGGGTCCCGCCCTCGCCGAGGCCCATGACGCGGGGCTCACCGTGATCGTGAAGGAGGGCATGGCCAACGGCCGGCTCGCGCAGCCGCACGCGCCGGACGCCCTGAAAGCCGTGGCGGCCGAGACGTCCCTGGGGTGCGACGCGGTCGCCCTCGCGCTGGTCCTGCGGCAGCCCTGGGCCGGAGTCGTCCTGTCGGGTGCGGCGACCGCGGGCCAGCTCGCCTCCAACCTGCACGCGGCGGTCGTGGACCTCGACGACGACCAGGTCGAGCGCCTGTCCGCACTGGCGGAGGAGCCGCGCGCGTACTGGGAGAAGCGCGCCACCCTGCCCTGGCACTGA